From a region of the Chrysemys picta bellii isolate R12L10 unplaced genomic scaffold, ASM1138683v2 scaf263, whole genome shotgun sequence genome:
- the LOC135978434 gene encoding uncharacterized protein LOC135978434 isoform X1, producing the protein MTPAVEPELETHLLRAALHAVFTLGMEKDTAQVQDLPRVLPDLLDAMLGNLLAESPDSDRLQYILENSAEFPRMGHHMAQLALSVSDPAKDISRQARDGVYRLYQLLLHQRDKEPSWEMAPARRVRLGPQPISLRLTPAGG; encoded by the exons atgacacctgctgtggagccagagctggagacccacctccttcgagctgccctgcacgccgtcttcaccctgggcatggagaaggacaccgcccaagtgcag gatctgcctagggtcttgccagacctcctggacgccatgctggggaacctgctggcagagtccccagacagcgacaggctccagtacatcttggag aactcagcggaattccccaggatgggtcaccacatggcacagctggctctgtccgtcagtgacccagccaaggacatcagccggcaggccagggatggggtttaccggctctaccagctgctgctgcaccagagggataaggaacccagctgggaaatggcacccgctagaagagtgagactgggaccccagccaatttctctcagactgaccccggctggaggatga
- the LOC135978434 gene encoding maestro heat-like repeat-containing protein family member 1 isoform X2 translates to MTPAVEPELETHLLRAALHAVFTLGMEKDTAQVQDLPRVLPDLLDAMLGNLLAESPDSDRLQYILEHINYWIVSRVPRERARAVKSSTALLRFTITLPEFDVRDL, encoded by the exons atgacacctgctgtggagccagagctggagacccacctccttcgagctgccctgcacgccgtcttcaccctgggcatggagaaggacaccgcccaagtgcag gatctgcctagggtcttgccagacctcctggacgccatgctggggaacctgctggcagagtccccagacagcgacaggctccagtacatcttggag cacattaactactggatcgtgtccagggtgccgcgagagagagccagggccgttaagagcagcacggccctgctcagattcaccatcaccctccctgagtttgacgtacgtgatctctga